The genomic region CACCGGGCCGGCCCTCCTCATCGGGATGGACACCCCGCAGATCACCCCGTCCCTGCTGGCGCCCGCGCTTTCCCCGGGCGGCTGGGACGGCTGCGACGCCTGGTTCGGACCGGCCGAGGACGGCGGCTTCTGGGCTCTGGGCCTGGCGGCGCCCGACCCCGGCCTCGTACGGGGCGTGCCGATGTCCCGCCGCGACACGGGCGAGATCCAGCGGGCGCGCCTGACCGGCGCGGGACTCACCGTGCGGGACCTGCCGCGACTGCGCGACGTGGACACGGCCGAGGACGCGCTGCACGTCGCCGCCGCCGCGCCCCGCGGCCGGTTCGCCGAGGCCCTCACCCGCCTGGGCGGGGCGGCGGTCCGATGAGCACGGTGCTTCCGCCGGCGGGCCCGTCCCCCGTCCCCTGGACGGCCGATCCGTACGCGCGAGCACTCATCCGCGGCCGCGGCCCGCTCTTCCTCCGGCGGAAGGACGGATGGCTCCTTCCGCTGGACGTCGAACGCTGGTGCGCCGACGCCGACGCCGCCGACCTGTCGGCGCTCCGCCGGAGCGAGGGGCCGGTCATCGACATCGGATGCGGACCAGGGCGACTCGTGGCGGCACTGGCCGCGCGCGGACACCGCGCGCTGGGCATCGACGTGAGCGAGGCCGCCATCGGCCGCACCCAGCGGATCGGAGGATCGGCGCTCCGCCGCAGCGTGTTCGAACCGCTGCCCGGTGAAGGCCGCTGGGGGACGGCACTGCTCATCGACGGCAACATCGGGATCGGCGGTGACCCCCGGGCCCTGCTCCGCCGGGTCGCCGCCGTTCTGGCGCCGGGGGGTCTGCTCATCACGGAGGCCTCACCCCATGACGTGGACGAGCGGGTCCAGGTACGCATCGACGACGGCCGAGGGCAGTCCGGTGCGGTGCCCCACTTCCCCTGGGCCCGTGCCGGAGTGTCCGCGCTGCTCGGGTATGCCCGGTCGGAGGCCTGGAAGCCCGTCGATCAGTGGGAGGCCGACGGCCGTCCGTTCCTCGCCCTGCGCCGCGCCCGGACGGTCCGTACGACCAGCCAGAGCGACGACACGGCGAACAGCGCGGCCGTGATCAGCAGCCAGTTCCCCAGGAACCTGTCGGGGGACATCCCGCTCGCCGGCTCGTAGCGCTCCGCCTGACGTGTGATCAGAGGGAACCACATCAGGAGGAGCAGCCCGGAAAGGAGCAGCGGTACTCGCACGAAGTTCACCCTTGACGGCCGCCGGGTGACGGGGATGCGCAGGGCCCGGTCCGCCGCAGAGTACAGCGGCACCAGCACCAGGTCGTGCACGAGCGCGGCGCCCACGAACCACACCAGGATCATGAGCGTGTCCCCGTCGAGCAGCCGCACCCCCGCGTAACCCGCGAGGGCGAACGACGAGAGCATCAGCAGCAGGTGCAGCGGCCCTTCCCCGTACCAGCGGCGCAGAATCCGCATCACAGCTCTCCGAACGTCAGGCGGCTCACCCATTTGGTATTCATCACGCCGGGGGCGGCCGGCACGATGACGCGCGCCGGACGGCCGTGATCCGGTGACAACGGTTCACCGTTGACGCCCAGCGCCAACAGTGAGCGAGGGTCGCGCACCTGGTTGTCCCTCAGCGCCACCCTCCGGAACGGCCCGCTTCGCTGGAGGGACTCCACCAGGACCCCCGGCGGGCCGTCCGGGAAGCCGGCGAGTGCGGCCAGATCGCACAGGCGGACCCCGCGCCACCACTGATCGGACGTCGACCAGCCCTCGACACAGGCGATGGGCAGCGCTGCGCTGTGCTGATCCATGGACAGGAGCTCCGCCAGGGACAGGTGGATCTCCCCGTCCCGTCCGACCACCGTGAGCCGCCAGTGTTCCCCCGTCTCGGCCGGAGCGATACCCACCTTCGCGGCCGTCTTGTTGATCTGGAAGCCGTTGGGTCCCGGGCCGGGTTCGGCGCCGCCACGCGGGGTCAGCAGGGCGGTCCGCCGCAGCCCGCCGTCGAAGCTCCGGCCGACGGACGTCACCAGGAGCAGCAGCGACCCCATCCCCACGACGGCCAGGGCACCGCGCCGGGAGACGGTCGGTGTCGCGGGATCCGGTGAGGCGAGTTCGTCGCTCCCCGCCGTGGGAAGACCGTGGCGCAGGACGCTCAGTGCCCGGGGCAGCTTCAGACAGGTGTGGGCGAGGAACGCGGCGAAGAAGACCCAGGCCCCGTAGAAGTGCAGAGGGTAGAACGATCCGGGGAACAGATACTCCAACTGGATGTTGAGCAGTCCCGTGACGAACTCGAAGAGCGCCCCGCCCACGAGCAGCAGCAGCGACAGGCGCTCCAGAGCGTGCCCGGCCGACCGAGCCGGCGGCAGTGCGAAGAGCTTCGGGACCACCGACCACAGTTTGGCCAGCAGGACCGGGACCAGGACGATGCCGAGGGTGACGTGGATCCCCTGGGTCAGCCGGTACAGCCAGTGGGGCCCGGTGGGCCAGTCGAACAGGTAGAAGCCCAGCCACCCCTTGGCCGGTGTCTTGTCGTTCACGGCGGCGAGACCCGGATTGTAAGCCGCGTACGACAGGAGGCCGGTGACGAACAGCAGACTGATGCCGGCGAGGAGCACCAGGCCGAGTACGGCGGTGAACCGGACCCCGCGCACCGGACTGCGCCAGAAGGCCGGCTCGGTGGGAAGAGGGAGCCCGGGGGAGGGGAGGTGTGCACCGGTTCGCCGGCGTCGGTCGCGCATGTGCCGACGTTATGCCGGAGACGCCGCTCCCAGCGGCGTACGACTCCTGACGAAAGTCTGACGTCGGCGGTACGGGCCGGATCTCACCCGCCGCGGATCTGACGGTTGTGTGACGCGGCGGCGTCGTACCGCCCGCAGCGCCCGCTTGATGCGTAGCGTGCCTGCGTGACGACCGAGGAACGCAGCGACCGCATCCGGCCCCCCGAACCGACGGTGCCCATCCCCGCCGCCGGACCCGCCGGCCGCCGTAAGGACCTGACGGCGGCCCTGGCGGGGCTCCTGCTGGTGGCCGTGGCCATCGCGGTCGGGTGGGTCATCCAGGAGGGTGACGGCAGCCTGCAGGTCCACTGGCCGCCCCTCCTGGCCTCCTGGGATCCGCACCTCGGCCCCGGCACCCCGGCCGCCGTGGCGGTGGCGGTGGCGGTCGTCGCCTACGGGCCACGGCTCGCGGCCGGGCTCCCCTGGCGTCGGCTGCTGCTCACCTGCTGGGCCGGCTCGGTGGCGTGGATCCTCTCGCTCGCCCTCATCGAGGGCTGGTACCGGGGGGTCGAGCGCAGGCTGACCACCAAGCACGAATACCTGCGGGTGATCGACCGCTTCGACGACATCGGCGCAGCCCTGCGCGGTTTCACCGACCACATCGTGATCGGTCCGCCGGGCAACTGGCCCGCCCACGTCGCCGGCCACCCGCCGGGTGCCACGCTCACCTTCGTCGGCCTGGACCGCGCGGGACTCGGGGGCGGCGCCTGGGCGGGCATGTGGTGCATCGTGCTCGGCGGCTCGGCCGCGGTGGCCGTCATGGTCGCGCTGCGGGCCCTGACGGGTGAACACCTCGCGCGGCGCGCGGCTCCGTTCCTCGTCCTGGCCCCCTTCGCCGTCTGGACCGGCACCTCGGCGGACGGTTACTTCGCCGCCGTCGCGGCGTGGTCCGTGGCACTGCTGGCGCTCGCCGCGACCCGCACGGCCCGGCACGCGGGAGCCGCCGCGCTGGGCTCCGGATTGCTGTTCGGACTGACCTGCTACCTCAGTTACGGTCTGACGCTCATCGCGGTCCTGCTGACAGCCGTCCTCGTGCTGACCCGGACGGCACGCCCGCTGGGCCCCCTCCTGCTCGGCGCACTGGTCGTACCCGTGGCCTTCACCCTGGCGGGTTTCATCTGGTGGGAGGCCTACCACCAGCTCGTCGAGCGCTATTACCAGGGCGCCGGCGGGACCCGCCCCTACTCCTACTGGGTCTGGGCGAACCTCGCCTGCACCACACTCGCCGCCGGACTGGCCACTGTCGCCGGTCTGCGCCGCGCGGCAGTGTCCGTTCCCGCCGCGGTACGCGGACTGCACCCGGGCACCACGACGGCCGCTCAGCGGCTGGCGCTTCTCACGCTGGCCGCGCTCCTTGCCATCGCCGCCGCGGACCTGTCCGGGATGAGCAAGGCGGAGACGGAACGCATCTGGCAGCCGTTCGTCGTCTGGCTGATGCCCGCCGCCGCCCTGCTTCCGGACATCGGCAGACGCGGCTGGCTGGCCGCCCAGGCGGTCGTCGCCCTGCTCGTCAACCATCTGCTGTGGACCGGGTGGTGAGCGACAGTGTGGCCAGGGGCTGGGGACCGGGTACCACGGTGAGCGGCTTCGGTATCTGCTGGAGGGTCTGGAGCACGAATTCGTGGAACGGTGTGGCCCGCTCCTCGTGGCGGAGCTTCCCCTGGTGGTAGCCGTGACCTACCCGGTCGACGCCGACGGTCGACAGCGCCAGCATGGTTGCGCACCCCGGCACGTGCACCCGCGTCCACCGGATTGCGGCCGACCCGCCTCCGCGCCTGCCAGGGCCTCGTCCCGTTCCGAACCGGGGACGAGGTCCACGCCGCGCGACCGCGCCGGCACGACCGGCTCCCGTCCTCAGTCGCGCAGGCAGAGTTCGCGGTCGCCCAGCCACTGACCGAACCAGTCGCTCAGCGGGAGGGTGAAGCACCAGCCGGAGTCGTTCGTGTCCGGCGTGGGCGTCGTCGGTGCCGGCTTGTCGGGCTTGGGCGTCTCCGGCGTCCCGCTCGGGTCCGGCGCGGGAGCCGAGGGCCCGGTCGCGTCCGGGAGCCCGCTCAGCATCTCGCGGAACACCCGGGAGGACTCGGGGTTGTCGGCACACTGCCACACCCCGTGCGGGCAGTAGTCCGTGATCGTCTGGTACACCGGCCTGTGCCGGTCCATCCACTCCAGCATGCGGCGCATGTACTCGGGGTTGTCGCCGTTGCGGAAGAGCCCCCACTCCGGGAAGGAGATCGGCTTGCCGTGCTCGGCCGCGAAGTCGACCTGCTTCTGCAGACCGTACGGTTCGTTCACCTGCTCGTCGAAGGTCCGTGCCGGAGGCTGGTCGTAGGAGTCCATGCCGATGATGTCCACGACGTCGTCGCCCGGATAGCACTCCGTCCACGGCACGGCGTCCCGGCCCCGGCTCGGAGCGAAGTCGAAGCGGAAGCTCTGGCCGGACACGGACCGCATCGTCGTGACGATGCGGTTCCAGTACGACTTCCAGGCGACGGGATCGGGACCGCACCGGTGCGTGTACGTGGTCCCGTTCATCTCCCAGCCGAGGACGATCACCGTGTCCGGGACGCCCAGCAGGACCAGGCGCTCGGCCAGCCGGCGGAAGTGCTCGTCGAACTGCCCCTCGGCGCCGGCCCGCAGCAGGCCGCGGACCTCCTCGTCGGACACGTGCTCCTCGTTCCGCTCCAGCATCGGCGTGTTGAGCACGAACATCCGGTCGTCGGCCGCTTTACGCCATGCCGCCCAGGAGGCGAGGAAACCGGGGCGGCCCTCGATGTTCTCCCACAGGTCGCCCGGCAGATAACTGTGCCCGACGCGCAGCTCCGTGCCGCCGAGCCAGCGGGACAGCTCCCCCATCCGCTGCACGCCCTTCGGCCCGTAGTCCAGATAGGCGCCGATGGCGGTCGTCGTCCCCGGCTCCGGCGCCTGCTGCGCCGCGCCCTTGCCGGCCTGGACGTCCGCGGTGTCACGGTCGGCGACGACCGCACCGCCGACGAGGAGGCAGAGCGCGGTCGCTCCGACGCCGAAACTGATGAGACGGCGCTGTACGGCCACGGCTTCTCCTTGGGTTGCGTCCTGTCCCCGGCCCTGTCGACCCTAAGGAGAAAGATTCAACAATGGGCTGCGGGGCGGCCCGTGAATAGACCATTCGCGACACGCGCACGTTCAGAGCGGACCATTCGGGTGACACATTTCGAAGGTGAAAGGCAGGGAGCGGACGCGATTGTCGAAATTCGAATCGACCAGGCCCGGTTCGCCCGAAGCCCGGACACCTCCCGGCCGAGTGAGCATTTCGCGGAAGAGCGCCTTCATCTCCAGTTTCGCCAGATGGGCCCCCAGACAGTGGTGGGGGCCTCCGCCGCCGTATCCGAGGTGCGGATTGGGCGACCGGGTGATGTCGAAAGCACCGGGGTCGTCGAAGACGGACGCGTCGCGGTTGGCGGACGCGTAGAGGAGTACGACCTTCTCCCCGGGCAGGAAGGTGTGGCCGCCGAGCGTGCACTCGGCCGCCACCGTCCGGCGGAACTGGATGATCGGCGTCGAGTGGCGGACGATCTCGTCGACCGCGCCGTCGGCGTAGCGGTCGA from Streptomyces sp. QL37 harbors:
- a CDS encoding DUF2064 domain-containing protein, whose product is MSVRRPPAGATTLLVIAKEPVPGRVKTRLTPPFTPREAAELAAAALDDTLRTVLTLPAQRRVLVLEGHPGPWMPQGYDVLPQSAGTLDVRIAAAFGTCTGPALLIGMDTPQITPSLLAPALSPGGWDGCDAWFGPAEDGGFWALGLAAPDPGLVRGVPMSRRDTGEIQRARLTGAGLTVRDLPRLRDVDTAEDALHVAAAAPRGRFAEALTRLGGAAVR
- a CDS encoding class I SAM-dependent methyltransferase, which produces MSTVLPPAGPSPVPWTADPYARALIRGRGPLFLRRKDGWLLPLDVERWCADADAADLSALRRSEGPVIDIGCGPGRLVAALAARGHRALGIDVSEAAIGRTQRIGGSALRRSVFEPLPGEGRWGTALLIDGNIGIGGDPRALLRRVAAVLAPGGLLITEASPHDVDERVQVRIDDGRGQSGAVPHFPWARAGVSALLGYARSEAWKPVDQWEADGRPFLALRRARTVRTTSQSDDTANSAAVISSQFPRNLSGDIPLAGS
- a CDS encoding molybdopterin-dependent oxidoreductase; its protein translation is MRDRRRRTGAHLPSPGLPLPTEPAFWRSPVRGVRFTAVLGLVLLAGISLLFVTGLLSYAAYNPGLAAVNDKTPAKGWLGFYLFDWPTGPHWLYRLTQGIHVTLGIVLVPVLLAKLWSVVPKLFALPPARSAGHALERLSLLLLVGGALFEFVTGLLNIQLEYLFPGSFYPLHFYGAWVFFAAFLAHTCLKLPRALSVLRHGLPTAGSDELASPDPATPTVSRRGALAVVGMGSLLLLVTSVGRSFDGGLRRTALLTPRGGAEPGPGPNGFQINKTAAKVGIAPAETGEHWRLTVVGRDGEIHLSLAELLSMDQHSAALPIACVEGWSTSDQWWRGVRLCDLAALAGFPDGPPGVLVESLQRSGPFRRVALRDNQVRDPRSLLALGVNGEPLSPDHGRPARVIVPAAPGVMNTKWVSRLTFGEL
- a CDS encoding glycosyl hydrolase — encoded protein: MAVQRRLISFGVGATALCLLVGGAVVADRDTADVQAGKGAAQQAPEPGTTTAIGAYLDYGPKGVQRMGELSRWLGGTELRVGHSYLPGDLWENIEGRPGFLASWAAWRKAADDRMFVLNTPMLERNEEHVSDEEVRGLLRAGAEGQFDEHFRRLAERLVLLGVPDTVIVLGWEMNGTTYTHRCGPDPVAWKSYWNRIVTTMRSVSGQSFRFDFAPSRGRDAVPWTECYPGDDVVDIIGMDSYDQPPARTFDEQVNEPYGLQKQVDFAAEHGKPISFPEWGLFRNGDNPEYMRRMLEWMDRHRPVYQTITDYCPHGVWQCADNPESSRVFREMLSGLPDATGPSAPAPDPSGTPETPKPDKPAPTTPTPDTNDSGWCFTLPLSDWFGQWLGDRELCLRD